From Solanum lycopersicum chromosome 8, SLM_r2.1, the proteins below share one genomic window:
- the LOC101252796 gene encoding 2-isopropylmalate synthase A-like isoform X1 encodes MTSLCANYSFGNYISLHSKNNSVPPIKRNFQSSYDIRCSNIQRGKLSDPNYVTIFDTTLRDGEQAPGASMTAKQKMKIACQLAKLGVDVIEVGFPAASHAEFDLVKLVAQKIGNNIDEEGYVPMICGLARSTKEDIDRAWESLKYAKTPMIHMFIATSDMHMKYKLNMSREEVVERARSMVAYATSLGFEHVRFSLEDATRSDKEFVYHIIEEVIKAGATCICVADTVGCNLPNEFAQLIVDIKANTLGIQNVVLAVHCHNDLGLATANTLAGICAGVRQVDVTINGIGERAGNASLEEIVMTIKYRGGEVLGGVYTGINTKYIFTTSNMVEEYSGLKLQPNKAIVGANAFSHESGIHQDGMLKNRGTYEFISAEDVGFIRATKHGIKLGKLSGRHALKNKMLELGYSFEEKQLGDLFWRFKSLAEGKKNITDDDLRALILDETI; translated from the exons ATGACTTCTCTCTGTGCAAATTATTCCTTTGGCAATTACATTTCATTACATTCTAAAAACAATAGTGTGCCTCCAATCAAAAGGAATTTTCAATCCTCCTATGATATCCGTTGCTCAAATATTCAACGAGGCAAATTATCTGACCCTAACTACGTCACGATTTTCGATACGACGCTTCGTGACGGAGAACAGGCCCCGGGTGCATCCATGACTgctaaacaaaaaatgaaaattgcatGTCAGCTAGCTAAGCTTGGTGTTGATGTTATTGAGGTTGGTTTTCCAGCTGCCTCCCATGCTGAGTTTGACCTTGTAAAGTTGGTAGCACAGAAAATTG GTAATAACATAGATGAAGAGGGATATGTACCGATGATCTGTGGTTTGGCGAGATCTACTAAGGAAGATATCGATAGAGCTTGGGAGAGTTTGAAGTATGCAAAGACACCGATGATTCATATGTTTATCGCGACAAGTGATATGCATATGAAGTATAAATTGAATATGAGTAGAGAAGAAGTTGTGGAGAGAGCAAGGAGCATGGTGGCTTATGCAACAAGTCTTGGGTTCGAGCATGTTAGGTTTAGCTTGGAAGATGCTACAAG ATCTGATAAGGAGTTTGTTTACCATATTATTGAAGAAGTTATCAAAGCTGGAGCAACATGCATTTGTGTGGCTGATACTGTTGGATGCAATTTACCAAATGAATTTGCACAACTAATTGTTGACATAAAAGCCAACACCCTAGGAATCCAAAATGTGGTCCTTGCAGTACATTGTCACAATGATCTTGGACTTGCTACTGCCAACACATTAGCT GGAATTTGTGCAGGCGTAAGACAAGTAGATGTAACCATCAATGGTATTGGTGAAAGAGCTGGAAATGCTTCTCTAGAAGAG ATAGTAATGACCATAAAATATCGTGGAGGGGAAGTACTAGGTGGTGTCTATACTGGgattaatacaaaatatatattcacaacAAGCAACatg GTAGAGGAGTATAGTGGGCTTAAGTTGCAGCCAAATAAGGCCATTGTTGGCGCTAATGCTTTTTCTCATGAAAGTGGAATTCATCAG gaTGGAATGTTAAAGAACAGAGGAACATATGAATTTATATCTGCTGAAGATGTTGGATTTATTCGTGCTACTAAACATGGTATTAAATTAGGAAAACTCAG TGGACGTCatgcattaaaaaataaaatgcttGAG CTTGGATATAGTTTTGAGGAAAAGCAACTTGGGGACCTCTTTTGGCGGTTCAAGTCATTGGCTGAGGGGAAAAAG AATATAACAGATGATGATTTAAGAGCTCTCATATTGGACGAAACTATATAG